A window from bacterium encodes these proteins:
- a CDS encoding (2Fe-2S)-binding protein gives MPVTIQFKLNGKPMRLQVDGNRPLLWVLRTDFGLTGAKYGCGEGLCGACTVMVGNEAARSCQLRMQDVAGKEVMTIEGLAQDGKLHPLQKAFMAHDALQCGYCTSGMILNAYGLLLKNPRPSAAEIIAGMDDNLCRCGAHQRIVQAIQSVTKGGVR, from the coding sequence ATGCCAGTAACCATTCAATTCAAGCTGAACGGCAAGCCCATGCGGCTGCAGGTCGACGGCAACCGGCCGCTTCTCTGGGTTTTGCGCACGGACTTTGGCCTCACCGGCGCCAAATACGGCTGCGGCGAAGGTCTGTGCGGCGCCTGCACTGTCATGGTGGGCAACGAAGCGGCACGATCCTGCCAATTACGAATGCAAGACGTGGCCGGAAAGGAAGTCATGACGATCGAAGGCTTGGCGCAAGACGGTAAACTGCATCCGTTGCAGAAAGCTTTCATGGCGCATGATGCGCTGCAATGCGGTTACTGCACCTCGGGAATGATTCTCAATGCTTACGGCCTGCTGTTGAAGAATCCCCGGCCCAGTGCCGCGGAAATCATTGCCGGAATGGATGACAATCTGTGCCGCTGCGGCGCGCATCAACGCATCGTACAGGCGATCCAAAGCGTCACGAAAGGAGGGGTGCGCTAA
- a CDS encoding molybdopterin-dependent oxidoreductase, producing MKEKQHDDLAFEAIADRYPLSRRDFLKRLGGGIIVLWAMPANLVSSLAAQERMQRSYPTDFNAYLRIGENGRVTCFSGKIEMGQGIITSLAQELAEELEVSLDVIDMVMGDTDLCPWDRGTWGSLTTRFFGPAVRAAGAEAKAVLLELAAEHLNIPPDRLIAKDGVVLEQAKPGNRVSYAQLAKGRKIARQLPEKAIVKTAGDFKIIGKPVTRRDALEKVTGKAQYAGDVQFPDLLYARILRPPAHGAKLINVDTAPAQQIAGVQIIREGDLVAVLHKYPDVAENALQKVKAEFDTPPANVDEQNIFDHLLKVAPEGEIVAEGGNLATGQKSAAATFEATYLNSYVAHVPMEPHTAVAKFEGDKITVWASTQSPFGAKDEIAQALGVPEEKVRVITPQVGGGFGGKSRNLQVVEAARLAKLAGKPVQVAWTRAEEFFYDSFRPAAIVKIKSGLSDSGSIAFWDYHVYYAGDRGAQHFYDIPHHRTAVSAASWRGVPGSHPFATGAWRAPANNTNTFARESQIDIMAAKAGSDPLAFRLKNLKNEKVQGVLKAAAEKFGWQPGKSPSGRGVGLACGFDAGTWVAVMAEVEVNQDTGGVQVKRVVAAQDMGLVINPAGAKIQMEGCVTMGLGYALTEELHFKGGQIFDLNFDTYQIPRFSWLPKIETVLIDSKEPDPQGGGEPAIICMGAVIANAIFDATGARLFQLPMTPERIKNAMS from the coding sequence ATGAAAGAAAAGCAACATGACGACCTCGCGTTCGAGGCGATCGCCGACCGCTATCCCCTCAGCCGCCGTGATTTTCTCAAACGCCTGGGTGGCGGCATCATCGTGCTGTGGGCGATGCCGGCAAACCTTGTCTCCTCGCTCGCAGCGCAGGAACGCATGCAAAGAAGCTACCCGACGGATTTCAATGCTTATTTGCGCATCGGCGAGAATGGCCGCGTGACTTGTTTCTCCGGCAAGATCGAGATGGGACAAGGGATCATCACCTCCCTCGCCCAAGAACTTGCGGAAGAACTCGAAGTTTCGCTGGACGTCATCGATATGGTGATGGGCGATACCGATCTCTGCCCGTGGGATCGCGGCACGTGGGGCTCTCTGACCACCCGCTTTTTCGGGCCGGCCGTGCGCGCCGCCGGCGCCGAGGCCAAAGCGGTACTGCTGGAGCTTGCCGCGGAGCATCTCAACATTCCCCCAGATCGTTTGATCGCCAAAGACGGGGTGGTTTTGGAACAGGCCAAACCGGGCAATCGTGTGAGCTACGCGCAATTGGCGAAGGGCCGGAAGATCGCGCGCCAGTTGCCGGAAAAGGCCATCGTCAAAACTGCGGGGGATTTCAAAATCATCGGCAAACCCGTGACGCGGCGGGATGCCTTGGAAAAGGTGACGGGCAAGGCGCAGTACGCCGGCGATGTCCAATTTCCGGATCTGCTGTACGCGCGCATTTTGCGGCCGCCGGCGCATGGCGCCAAATTGATCAACGTGGACACGGCACCGGCGCAACAGATCGCCGGCGTGCAGATCATTCGCGAGGGCGATTTGGTGGCAGTGCTGCACAAATATCCCGACGTGGCGGAGAATGCGCTGCAGAAAGTCAAAGCCGAGTTTGACACGCCGCCAGCAAATGTCGATGAGCAGAACATTTTTGATCATTTACTGAAAGTCGCACCGGAGGGAGAAATTGTGGCGGAGGGCGGTAATCTGGCAACCGGGCAAAAGAGCGCCGCCGCAACGTTTGAGGCGACTTATCTGAACAGCTACGTCGCGCACGTGCCAATGGAGCCGCATACCGCAGTGGCAAAATTCGAAGGAGACAAAATCACCGTATGGGCTTCGACGCAGTCGCCGTTCGGCGCCAAAGATGAGATTGCGCAAGCGCTCGGCGTGCCAGAGGAGAAAGTGCGCGTCATCACGCCGCAGGTTGGCGGCGGCTTCGGCGGAAAATCGCGCAACCTGCAAGTCGTGGAAGCGGCGCGCTTGGCCAAACTGGCCGGCAAGCCGGTGCAGGTGGCTTGGACGCGCGCGGAGGAGTTTTTCTATGACTCGTTCCGGCCCGCGGCGATCGTAAAAATAAAATCCGGGCTCTCGGATTCCGGCAGCATCGCGTTTTGGGACTATCATGTCTATTACGCGGGCGACCGGGGCGCGCAACACTTCTATGACATTCCCCATCACCGCACGGCGGTATCTGCCGCGAGCTGGCGCGGTGTTCCCGGCTCGCATCCGTTTGCCACCGGCGCTTGGCGCGCGCCGGCAAACAACACCAACACGTTCGCGCGAGAATCGCAGATCGACATCATGGCGGCCAAAGCGGGCAGCGATCCGCTGGCGTTTCGTTTGAAGAATTTGAAGAACGAAAAAGTGCAAGGAGTTCTCAAAGCTGCCGCGGAGAAATTCGGCTGGCAGCCCGGCAAGTCACCCAGCGGCAGAGGCGTTGGTCTCGCGTGCGGCTTTGATGCGGGCACCTGGGTAGCCGTTATGGCCGAAGTTGAAGTGAACCAGGACACCGGCGGCGTGCAGGTCAAGCGCGTGGTCGCGGCGCAGGACATGGGGCTGGTGATCAACCCCGCAGGCGCCAAGATCCAGATGGAAGGCTGCGTGACCATGGGTTTGGGCTACGCGTTGACCGAAGAGCTGCACTTCAAAGGCGGTCAGATATTCGATCTCAATTTTGACACTTATCAAATCCCGCGCTTTTCCTGGCTGCCGAAAATCGAAACGGTGCTGATCGATTCGAAGGAGCCTGATCCGCAAGGCGGCGGCGAGCCGGCGATCATTTGCATGGGGGCGGTGATCGCCAATGCGATTTTTGACGCGACCGGCGCGCGATTATTCCAGCTTCCGATGACGCCCGAGCGCATCAAGAACGCCATGTCGTGA
- a CDS encoding LacI family transcriptional regulator: protein MRLGATIKDVAQKAKVSEATVSLVLNNKANVREETRQRVLKAIQQLNYHPRHMARGLASRKSGNFGFILTDDHFSRAEPFYTKIFLGIEFEARKYNYYILLTTVPRTFHPDTDLPRFLRERNVDGVLLAGHIPQALCEHLLTLKMPHVFIDFSPRHKQGNVVMMDNLLGATLAVRHLIDLGHRHIAFIGGDITHPSIAARLEGYKQALTEAGLPIAEDLIEGVESYTASADGFRAAAALAGRAATFTAIFAANDAMAIGAMQYLRDHGRVLPVEVSVVGFDDIEAGMHTQPQLTTIRVDKEELGAVALRRLVEMIETKKELPGKVFTPVELIVRQSTAPPPA, encoded by the coding sequence ATGAGACTCGGCGCCACCATAAAAGATGTTGCCCAGAAGGCCAAAGTCTCCGAGGCTACGGTTTCCCTGGTCCTGAACAACAAGGCCAACGTCCGCGAGGAAACCCGCCAGCGTGTGCTCAAGGCCATTCAGCAACTCAACTATCATCCCCGCCACATGGCGCGCGGCCTGGCCTCCCGCAAGAGCGGCAACTTCGGCTTCATCCTCACCGACGATCACTTCTCCCGCGCAGAACCCTTCTATACCAAAATCTTTCTCGGCATCGAGTTCGAAGCCCGCAAATACAACTACTATATCCTGCTCACCACCGTGCCCCGCACGTTTCATCCCGACACCGACCTGCCGCGTTTCCTGCGCGAACGCAACGTCGACGGCGTGCTGCTGGCCGGCCATATTCCCCAGGCCTTGTGCGAGCACCTGCTCACCCTCAAGATGCCGCATGTGTTCATCGATTTTTCGCCGCGCCACAAACAGGGCAACGTGGTGATGATGGACAACCTCCTGGGCGCCACGCTGGCCGTGCGCCATTTGATTGATTTGGGACATCGCCACATCGCGTTCATCGGCGGTGACATCACCCATCCCAGCATTGCCGCACGCCTGGAAGGTTACAAACAAGCCCTCACCGAAGCCGGGCTTCCGATTGCGGAGGATTTGATCGAAGGCGTGGAAAGCTACACCGCCTCTGCTGACGGCTTCCGCGCGGCTGCGGCGCTGGCCGGCCGCGCTGCGACCTTCACCGCCATCTTTGCCGCCAATGATGCCATGGCCATTGGCGCCATGCAGTATCTGCGGGATCATGGCCGCGTGCTTCCCGTGGAAGTGTCGGTGGTGGGGTTTGATGATATCGAAGCGGGCATGCACACGCAGCCGCAACTCACCACCATCCGCGTGGATAAGGAAGAACTCGGCGCCGTGGCGTTGCGCCGGCTGGTGGAAATGATCGAAACCAAAAAGGAACTGCCGGGCAAAGTCTTCACGCCCGTCGAGTTGATCGTGCGGCAATCCACTGCTCCGCCGCCTGCATAA
- a CDS encoding zinc-dependent alcohol dehydrogenase family protein → MKAAQFNQPHDLQIIDRPLRPLREDEVLVQIAACGVCGTDLHILAGEAHARPPVILGHEFAGTIIAAGKQVGELHSGDHVAVDPNIACGGCYYCQRGQVNFCENLRALGVDLDGGFAEFAIAPAKQCYKLPEDFPLEWGAFAEPLSCCLRGLERAAIQPGQSVAIVGAGNIGLLMLQLARIAGAGITFVLDPLASKREVARQLGAEVALDANHREAAQEIAERTHGGCEVVIECVGKAEAAELAISLTKRGSRVVLFGLAAPAAYARLYLQSAFLKELTILSSILNPFTFHRAVLLLAQGKINLMPFNLNRFALEKIADALASAANGHSVKTLVIPESSSRKEVVA, encoded by the coding sequence ATGAAAGCAGCGCAATTCAACCAGCCGCATGATCTGCAAATCATCGACCGCCCATTGCGGCCGCTGCGTGAAGACGAAGTTTTGGTGCAAATCGCGGCCTGCGGCGTTTGTGGCACCGACCTTCACATTCTCGCCGGCGAGGCGCATGCGCGGCCACCGGTGATTCTCGGCCATGAGTTTGCCGGCACGATCATCGCAGCGGGAAAGCAAGTGGGGGAATTGCATTCCGGCGATCACGTGGCGGTCGATCCCAACATTGCCTGTGGCGGCTGTTACTACTGCCAGCGCGGCCAGGTGAATTTTTGCGAAAATTTGCGCGCGCTCGGCGTTGACCTCGATGGCGGTTTCGCCGAGTTTGCGATTGCGCCGGCCAAACAATGCTACAAACTGCCGGAGGATTTTCCGCTCGAATGGGGCGCCTTCGCCGAGCCGCTGTCCTGCTGTCTGCGTGGCCTCGAGCGCGCGGCGATTCAGCCCGGCCAATCCGTGGCCATCGTCGGCGCCGGCAATATCGGCTTGCTCATGCTGCAACTGGCGCGCATTGCCGGCGCAGGCATCACGTTCGTGCTCGATCCGCTCGCCTCCAAGCGCGAGGTTGCCAGGCAACTCGGCGCGGAGGTCGCGCTGGATGCGAATCATCGCGAAGCCGCGCAGGAAATTGCCGAACGAACGCACGGCGGCTGTGAGGTCGTCATCGAATGCGTGGGCAAAGCCGAGGCTGCTGAATTGGCGATCAGCCTCACCAAACGTGGCAGCCGGGTGGTGCTTTTCGGCCTCGCGGCGCCCGCGGCCTATGCGCGCTTGTATTTGCAGTCCGCTTTTCTCAAAGAACTGACGATTCTCAGCTCGATCTTGAATCCATTCACGTTTCACCGTGCGGTGTTATTGCTGGCGCAGGGGAAAATCAACCTCATGCCCTTCAACCTGAACCGCTTCGCATTGGAGAAAATCGCTGACGCGCTCGCCAGCGCGGCCAACGGCCATTCGGTGAAAACTTTGGTGATTCCTGAGTCATCCTCACGAAAGGAGGTGGTGGCGTAA